From Streptomyces sp. NBC_01754, a single genomic window includes:
- a CDS encoding sensor histidine kinase: MSSPSADPPPPADGLLSAAHRQLRALAHSLSHPSHAPVPPFADAPRRWQRLLPYVVVAALTAVFLPVTYQFLRTEHHLGDGLALLLALAQAAPLLMLAHRPLQAWWIIFCADVVGALVLLAPTATEHLPVPSWGPPPAGPTAWPWPPPVMVGYLFTLFFLGLRETRRALLGVWLMTGAAGLMLHLIAPSRNNGSTFLLPVLGAVVLVIAAALRERGEAQRRLVEQETISEAERAGRTLLEERTRIARELHDVVAHHMSVITVQADSAPYRIEGLADEARAEFDSIAASARESLTEMRRLLSVLRSDGTEGERAPQPGLDRVQQLVESTVRSGLPVELAMGAEVPEAMHDGLSQAVDLSAYRIVQEALANVVRHAPGARTLVSVTAAGGHLMVLVVNDQGRRTGPPLETTGTGHGLVGMRERVRLTGGTLDTGPLPEGGFRVAARLPLSAAPAVPPTSPAPEDS, encoded by the coding sequence ATGTCTTCTCCCTCCGCGGATCCGCCCCCGCCCGCCGACGGGCTGCTGAGCGCCGCCCACCGCCAACTGCGCGCGCTGGCACACAGCCTTTCCCACCCCTCCCACGCGCCGGTCCCGCCGTTCGCCGATGCTCCGAGGCGGTGGCAGCGGCTGCTGCCGTACGTCGTCGTCGCCGCGCTCACCGCCGTGTTCCTGCCGGTGACCTATCAGTTCCTGCGCACCGAACACCACCTGGGAGACGGGCTGGCGCTGTTGCTCGCCCTCGCCCAGGCGGCGCCGCTGCTGATGCTGGCGCACCGGCCCCTGCAAGCCTGGTGGATCATCTTCTGCGCCGACGTCGTCGGCGCCCTGGTGCTGCTGGCTCCCACGGCGACGGAACACCTTCCGGTGCCCTCCTGGGGACCCCCGCCGGCGGGCCCCACCGCCTGGCCGTGGCCGCCCCCGGTCATGGTCGGCTACCTCTTCACGCTGTTCTTCCTCGGGCTGCGGGAGACCCGGCGCGCGCTGCTCGGCGTCTGGCTGATGACGGGTGCGGCCGGGCTGATGCTCCACCTGATCGCCCCGAGCCGGAACAACGGCAGCACCTTCCTCCTGCCGGTCCTGGGCGCCGTGGTGCTGGTGATCGCGGCAGCCCTACGGGAACGGGGCGAGGCGCAACGCAGGCTCGTGGAGCAGGAGACGATCAGCGAGGCCGAGCGAGCGGGCCGGACGCTGCTGGAGGAGCGGACCCGCATCGCCAGGGAACTGCACGACGTGGTGGCACACCACATGTCGGTGATCACGGTGCAGGCGGACTCGGCGCCGTACCGGATCGAGGGGCTCGCGGACGAGGCGCGCGCCGAGTTCGACTCGATCGCGGCGAGCGCCAGGGAGTCGCTGACGGAGATGAGGCGGCTGCTCTCGGTGCTGCGCAGCGACGGCACGGAGGGGGAGCGCGCCCCTCAGCCGGGGCTCGACCGGGTGCAGCAGCTGGTGGAGTCCACGGTGCGGTCGGGGCTACCCGTGGAACTCGCGATGGGTGCCGAGGTGCCGGAAGCGATGCACGACGGCCTGTCCCAGGCCGTCGACCTGTCGGCGTACCGCATCGTGCAGGAGGCCCTGGCCAATGTGGTGCGGCACGCGCCGGGGGCCCGCACCCTGGTGTCGGTCACGGCGGCCGGCGGTCACCTGATGGTCCTGGTCGTCAACGACCAGGGGCGGCGGACCGGTCCGCCGCTGGAGACGACCGGTACGGGGCACGGGCTGGTCGGAATGCGGGAACGCGTACGGTTGACCGGCGGCACGCTGGACACGGGCCCACTGCCCGAAGGCGGTTTCCGGGTGGCCGCACGGCTTCCGCTGTCCGCCGCCCCCGCGGTCCCCCCGACTTCACCGGCCCCGGAGGACTCTTGA
- a CDS encoding response regulator transcription factor — MSIRVIIVDDQAMVRAGFAALLAAQSDIEVVGEAPDGRQGVEVSRRTRPDVVLMDVRMPEMDGLAATRELLSAMPAGAADHRPKVLMLTTFDVDDYVYEALRVGASGFLLKDAPPADLIAAVRVVAAGDALLAPSVTRRLIADFARQRPSGAFRSGPARRLRGLTPRETEVLELVARGLSNQEIAGRLVVAEQTVKTHVSRILAKADLRDRAQAVIFAYESGLVEPGSAEG; from the coding sequence TTGAGCATCCGCGTGATCATCGTTGACGACCAGGCCATGGTCCGGGCGGGGTTCGCGGCGCTGCTGGCGGCGCAGAGCGACATCGAGGTGGTGGGAGAGGCCCCGGACGGGCGGCAGGGCGTCGAGGTGAGCCGTCGAACGCGCCCGGACGTGGTCCTGATGGACGTCCGGATGCCGGAGATGGACGGACTGGCGGCCACCCGCGAGCTGCTGTCCGCCATGCCCGCCGGGGCGGCGGACCACCGCCCCAAGGTGCTGATGCTGACCACGTTCGACGTGGACGACTACGTGTACGAGGCCCTGCGCGTCGGCGCGTCCGGCTTCCTGCTGAAGGACGCGCCGCCGGCCGACCTGATCGCGGCGGTACGCGTGGTGGCCGCCGGGGACGCGCTGCTCGCACCGTCCGTGACCCGTCGGCTGATCGCGGACTTCGCACGTCAACGGCCGTCCGGAGCGTTCCGGAGCGGGCCCGCCCGGCGGCTGCGGGGACTGACCCCGCGCGAGACGGAGGTCCTGGAGCTGGTGGCCAGGGGCCTGTCCAACCAGGAGATCGCGGGACGGCTGGTGGTGGCGGAGCAGACGGTGAAGACCCATGTCTCGCGGATACTCGCCAAGGCGGATCTGCGGGACCGGGCGCAGGCGGTGATCTTCGCGTACGAGTCGGGGCTGGTGGAGCCGGGGAGCGCCGAGGGATAG
- a CDS encoding aldo/keto reductase: MSESTGRIATAELGKGGPRVGVQGLGCMGISEFYGATDEAAARDTLEAALEAGVTLFDTADIYGRGANESFLAPFVGAHRDEITLATKFGVQRTDDPEFRAVNNDPAYIRQAVEASLRRLGTDVIDLYYMHRRDPLVPLAESVGAMAELVRQGKVKRLGLSEVTGAELREAYAVHPIAALQSEWSLFSRDVERSAAPAAVELGVTVVPYSPLGRGFLTGVFTDAAKDLGADDYRKHQPRFTGRNARTNGALLEPVHKIAAAHGVTAAQVALAWVQQRADVYGVAVVPIPGTRKRSRLLENVAATRLTLSAQELEQLEPIAGQVAGDRYPDMSSTSTVRE, from the coding sequence ATGAGCGAGAGCACCGGCAGGATCGCCACGGCGGAGCTCGGGAAGGGCGGCCCCAGGGTCGGCGTCCAGGGGCTCGGCTGCATGGGGATCAGCGAGTTCTACGGGGCAACCGACGAGGCGGCCGCGAGGGACACCCTCGAAGCCGCGCTGGAGGCCGGGGTCACCCTCTTCGACACCGCCGACATCTACGGGCGCGGCGCCAACGAGAGCTTCCTCGCCCCGTTCGTGGGGGCGCACCGCGACGAGATCACCCTGGCCACGAAGTTCGGCGTCCAGCGGACGGACGATCCGGAGTTCCGGGCGGTGAACAACGACCCGGCGTACATCAGGCAGGCCGTCGAGGCCAGCCTGCGCCGCCTGGGGACCGACGTCATCGACCTGTACTACATGCACCGGCGCGACCCGCTCGTCCCGCTCGCCGAATCGGTGGGCGCGATGGCCGAGCTGGTGCGTCAGGGCAAGGTCAAGCGGCTCGGGCTGAGCGAGGTGACCGGGGCGGAGCTGCGTGAGGCGTACGCCGTGCACCCGATCGCCGCGCTCCAGTCGGAGTGGTCGCTGTTCAGCCGGGACGTGGAGCGCAGCGCCGCGCCCGCGGCCGTCGAGCTCGGGGTGACCGTGGTGCCGTACTCGCCGCTCGGCCGCGGCTTTCTGACCGGGGTGTTCACGGACGCGGCGAAGGACCTGGGTGCGGACGACTACCGCAAGCACCAGCCGCGTTTCACCGGCCGGAACGCCCGGACGAACGGGGCACTGCTGGAACCCGTCCACAAGATCGCCGCGGCGCACGGGGTGACCGCCGCCCAGGTCGCCCTCGCCTGGGTGCAGCAGCGCGCCGACGTGTACGGGGTGGCCGTGGTGCCGATCCCCGGGACCCGGAAGCGCAGCCGGCTGCTGGAGAACGTCGCGGCGACCCGGCTGACCCTGAGCGCCCAGGAGCTGGAACAGCTGGAGCCGATCGCCGGACAGGTGGCGGGGGACCGGTACCCGGACATGAGCAGCACGTCCACCGTCCGCGAGTAG
- a CDS encoding MerR family transcriptional regulator, protein MTVMESTSVRPDACAPPKTHPRPEGEERYTISEVAALTGLTAHTLRWYERIGLMPHVDRSHTGQRRFSNRDLDWLAFVGKLRLTGMPVADMVRYAELLREGEHTFEERQELLEATRRDVRTRISELQGTLAVLDYKIDFYAGARAASERV, encoded by the coding sequence ATGACGGTGATGGAGAGCACATCCGTACGGCCCGACGCCTGCGCGCCCCCGAAGACGCACCCGCGCCCCGAGGGTGAGGAGCGCTACACCATCAGTGAGGTCGCCGCCCTCACCGGCCTCACCGCGCACACGCTGCGGTGGTACGAGCGGATCGGGCTGATGCCGCACGTGGACCGCTCCCACACCGGGCAGCGCCGTTTCAGCAACCGCGATCTGGACTGGCTGGCCTTCGTCGGCAAGCTCAGGCTGACCGGGATGCCGGTGGCCGACATGGTCCGGTACGCGGAGCTGCTGCGCGAGGGCGAGCACACGTTCGAAGAAAGACAAGAGCTGCTGGAGGCGACCCGCCGCGACGTGAGGACGCGGATCTCGGAGCTCCAGGGCACCCTGGCCGTACTCGACTACAAGATCGACTTCTATGCGGGCGCCCGTGCGGCGTCGGAAAGGGTCTGA
- a CDS encoding serine hydrolase domain-containing protein translates to MQSLALIENWPVPTAAAAVVTADGTVTGTHGPTAHRFPLASVTKPLAAYAALVAYEEGAVELDEPAGPEGSTVRHLLAHTSGLAFDEHRATAPPGTRRLYSNAGFEVLGDHIAKATEIPFPEYVRQAVLEPLGMTATTMDGSPAKDGVSTVDDLVRFAAEVQAPRLLDPRTVLEAQTVVHPGLKGVLPGYGHQNPNDWGLGFEIRDSKSPHWTGASSSPATFGHFGQSGTFLWIDPVAGAACVALTDRAFGPWATEVWPVLTDAVLKELA, encoded by the coding sequence ATGCAGAGCCTGGCACTGATCGAGAACTGGCCCGTCCCCACCGCGGCCGCCGCCGTCGTCACCGCGGACGGCACCGTCACCGGTACGCACGGCCCGACCGCACACCGTTTCCCCCTCGCCTCCGTCACGAAACCGCTGGCGGCGTACGCGGCGCTGGTGGCGTACGAGGAGGGCGCGGTCGAGCTGGACGAACCGGCCGGCCCCGAGGGCTCCACCGTCCGCCACCTGCTCGCGCACACCAGCGGCCTCGCCTTCGACGAGCACCGGGCGACCGCGCCGCCCGGCACCCGCCGGCTGTACTCCAACGCGGGCTTCGAGGTCCTGGGCGACCACATCGCGAAGGCCACGGAGATCCCGTTCCCGGAGTACGTCCGCCAGGCCGTCCTGGAGCCGCTGGGCATGACGGCGACCACGATGGACGGCTCCCCCGCCAAGGACGGCGTCTCGACGGTGGACGACCTGGTCCGGTTCGCGGCGGAGGTGCAGGCCCCGCGTCTGCTGGACCCGCGTACGGTGCTGGAGGCCCAAACGGTCGTCCATCCCGGCCTCAAGGGCGTACTGCCGGGTTACGGCCATCAGAACCCGAACGACTGGGGGCTCGGCTTCGAGATCCGTGACTCCAAGTCACCGCACTGGACGGGCGCTTCCTCCTCCCCCGCGACCTTCGGCCACTTCGGCCAGTCGGGCACGTTCCTGTGGATCGACCCGGTGGCGGGAGCGGCCTGCGTCGCGCTGACGGACCGGGCGTTCGGGCCCTGGGCGACGGAGGTCTGGCCGGTACTCACGGACGCGGTGCTCAAGGAGCTGGCCTGA
- a CDS encoding helix-turn-helix domain-containing protein, giving the protein MANVQTLDPNASPLDYYGWELRRLREAANLKQGQLGDIIFCTGSLIGQIETTKKVPTRDFSERVDAALGTDGLFSRLVGLVLRSQLPTWFQPYADMEAQPTYISTYQVQLIHGLLQTEEYARAVLTTGVSDDLDGLLAGRMERQLILEREQPPLAWAVLDEAVLHRPIGGQEVMRNQLAHLLEFSERRWMRIQVMPFSVGQHASLDGSFTAMRFHEDPDIVYTEDLISGHMTANPATVREASRRYAHLQAAALSVEDSAALIARVMEERYGNQSCPDELAMA; this is encoded by the coding sequence ATGGCCAACGTTCAGACCCTCGACCCCAACGCTTCCCCACTGGACTACTACGGCTGGGAACTCCGCCGCCTGCGCGAGGCCGCTAACCTGAAGCAAGGTCAACTCGGGGACATCATCTTCTGCACGGGGTCCCTGATCGGCCAGATCGAGACGACGAAGAAGGTCCCCACCCGCGACTTCTCGGAACGGGTGGACGCCGCACTCGGCACGGACGGCCTCTTCTCCCGTCTGGTGGGCCTGGTGCTGCGCAGCCAACTGCCGACGTGGTTCCAGCCGTACGCGGACATGGAGGCACAGCCGACGTACATCTCGACGTATCAGGTGCAGTTGATCCATGGGCTGTTGCAGACGGAGGAGTACGCGCGGGCCGTACTGACCACCGGCGTGTCAGACGACTTGGACGGCCTGCTGGCCGGACGGATGGAGCGCCAGCTCATCCTGGAGCGGGAGCAGCCGCCGCTGGCCTGGGCCGTCTTGGACGAAGCGGTACTACACCGGCCTATCGGTGGCCAGGAGGTGATGCGGAACCAACTGGCGCATCTGTTGGAGTTCTCGGAACGCCGTTGGATGCGGATCCAGGTGATGCCGTTCTCTGTGGGCCAACACGCCAGCCTGGACGGCTCGTTCACAGCTATGCGCTTCCACGAAGACCCCGACATCGTCTACACCGAGGACCTCATCTCCGGTCACATGACCGCTAACCCTGCAACCGTCAGGGAGGCCTCACGCCGCTACGCTCATCTTCAGGCTGCGGCTCTCTCCGTCGAGGACTCCGCAGCACTGATCGCCCGTGTGATGGAGGAGCGTTATGGAAACCAGTCCTGCCCTGATGAACTCGCAATGGCGTAA
- a CDS encoding DUF397 domain-containing protein gives METSPALMNSQWRKSSYSGSTGGECVEVADGYPAAVPVRDSKNPGGPVLVLSADAWRAFVDGLR, from the coding sequence ATGGAAACCAGTCCTGCCCTGATGAACTCGCAATGGCGTAAGTCCAGCTACAGCGGAAGCACCGGCGGCGAATGCGTCGAGGTGGCCGACGGCTACCCCGCCGCCGTCCCCGTCCGGGACAGCAAGAACCCCGGCGGGCCCGTCCTCGTCCTGAGCGCCGATGCCTGGCGGGCCTTCGTGGACGGGCTGCGGTAA
- a CDS encoding GNAT family N-acetyltransferase produces the protein MSPQTIIRPYRPSDEEAVVDLWSRASKEAHPFIEGEGEGERARKVREVYLVHADNWVAEAPDGTVVGLLGLLEAEIGGLFVAPESQGAGVGRALVEHAVSLHGEVTLDVFEENGRARRFYERMGFEERGRRTDEETGHEILALGRRPERL, from the coding sequence ATGAGCCCGCAAACGATCATTCGCCCGTATCGGCCCAGCGACGAGGAGGCCGTTGTCGATCTCTGGTCGCGGGCCTCGAAGGAGGCGCACCCCTTCATCGAGGGGGAAGGCGAAGGTGAGCGCGCACGAAAGGTGCGCGAGGTCTATCTCGTGCACGCCGACAACTGGGTCGCCGAGGCCCCTGACGGCACCGTCGTGGGTCTGCTCGGACTGCTGGAGGCCGAGATCGGCGGGCTGTTCGTCGCCCCCGAGTCGCAGGGGGCCGGGGTCGGCCGGGCGCTGGTGGAGCACGCCGTGTCCCTGCACGGCGAGGTGACCTTGGACGTCTTCGAGGAGAACGGGCGCGCCCGCCGCTTCTACGAGCGCATGGGCTTCGAGGAGCGCGGACGCCGGACGGACGAGGAGACCGGCCACGAGATCCTCGCCCTGGGCCGCCGCCCGGAGCGCCTGTAG